The nucleotide window CCGTGCTCCTCGTCCCCGGGCCGCCGCCGCAGCTCTTCGCCACCCCGCTGCGCTCCAGCTCCACCAAGGTCCCCGAGCCGCGCGTGGATCCGCTGCGAGCGCTGCTCATCTTGGAGAAGTCGCTCGAGCCTTCATTCACCCGGCTCAAGCCCGACGTGGCCCTCAAGCAGCTCCTCTTGCAGGCCTACAAGCTCCCGCCCGAGCTCGCGCCGCCGGCGCAGGTCTTCAAGCGGGCGGCCAAGCTGGTGGAGAATGTCCCGGCGTACCGCTTCGCCTTCCCCAAGTCGCCTCTCGCGCAGGACCTCTTGCTCCGCCTCTTCGATGACGAGCTCTCGCCAGAAATTCCGTGAGCACCTCGGCCTCGACGACGCCGAGCGCACCGTGCCCACGGCGTCCATGTGGCCCACCATCCGCGCGGGCGACGGCATCCGCTTCCGCCGCGAGCGCCGCACGCCCCGGCTCGGTGAGGTCTGGGTGGCGGAGCTGGGCCAGGTGCACGTCTGCCATCGGGTCATCTGGGTGAGCGGCGAGCACGCGTGGCTCAAAGGCGACTGGGTGCTCGCGCCCGACGGCCGCGTCCCGGTGAAGCAGCTCTTCGGGCCGCTCTCCGCGGTGCGCCGCGGCGACGACTGGCGCCCCACCAATCGCCGGCGCGATCGCGCGATCGGATTGGCCCTCTCGCTGATCGGCTCCACCTGGCAGCTGACGCGTGGCGTCCTCGGTCGCGCGCGTCGGCTGGCGTTCGCGCGCTAGAACTCCAGCCGCAACGCCATCGCGCCGCGGCCCGGACCGACGCTCGGGCTGAGGGTGATCCGAATCGGATCCGGATCTTCGCGCTCGGCCCGCGCGCCCAGGCCCAACTTCTGCTGCAGCCGGAGGTTGAACTGCCCAGCGAGCTGGTGCGCCTCCACGCCGGTGATGGGCATGGGGTTCATCTGCCAGCCGAAGCCCGCGAGCACCAGGCCCAGCCCGCTCCCGCCGATGCCCACCAGCGCCGCGCCGGTGCTGGCCGAGGCGCGGCTGTCGTCGACGGAGTGCAGGCAGGCGGTGGTCGCCGGGAAGCCGCAGGTGTCGAAGGTGGGCGCGGAGTTGGCGATGGCGATGGCGGCGATGAGCGAGCCCACGACGACGAGCGACCCGCCGACGATGAGCGTGTTCCGCGTCGTCTCCCGGCTGCGGTACGAATCGGCGAGGTCGTGGCGGCCCACGCGATCGAAGAACTCCGGCATGGCCAGCGGCTGGTGCATCGTGCCCAGGTACGGGCCTTCGAACCACTGCGGACCCCAGTACGTCCAGCGCGCGTACGCGCCGAAGCCCACGAACTGCTCGGCGTACGCGGCGCGCGCCTGAGCGGGCCCGGGCGGGACCTCGGGCGTGAGCGGCGCTTGCACGGGACGTCCTGGAACCACGTACGGCGAGACGGGCGGCGTGGTCACCGGCGGCGGTGGGATCTGTCCCGGCGGCGGCACGGCGACCTGCGGCTGGGGCGTCACCGGCGTCGCGGCTTCCTCGGATCCGGACTCGGAGCTGCCCGCTGCGTCGGGTTTCGCTTCCGCCACGAGCGCGCCGAGCTGCTTACCGTGCGCGTCGAGGAAGTCGACCTGCGCTTGCGGAGGCGCGTCACCCATGGGCGCGACGCGGAGCAAGGCCACCGCGTCCACGCCCAGCGCCGCGGCCTTCTGGACGATCTCCGCGTCGAAGAGCTGCGAGGTGTCGCCGAGCGCGGCGTCGTCGAGCGCGGTCGCGCCCGCGGCTCGTAGGGCCTGCACCAGCGCGGTCGCAGCGGCGTCGAGCTCTTCGTTCGACGGTCCCTCGCGGACGACCATCACCTTGGCCGGCAGGTTGGGCAATGCCTTCTTCACGGCCAGTGAAGAGAGCCCGGCGGACCAGGTCGTCGGCTCCGCGAAGGCGCTCGGGGCGACCAGGAGCAGCAGCAGAAACAACCCACGCGACATCGACGGCTCCGGGCGCCACGGAAAAACGTGGCGTCGCCGAAGCAGGGGTGCAAGCGGGCCGTCGGCTACACGACGTGCAGCGCCTGGAGGAGCTCGCCGAGGATGAGCAGCACCACGGTGATCTCCAGCCAGAGCAGCCGGTCGTTGTCGACCTCACTCTTCAGCAGCGTGTACACCTGGGCCACGCTGCTCTCCTTGCGGTACACGCTCTGCGCCCAGTCGGTCACGCGGAAGCGGCCCACGGCGCTGCGGTACACGCGCGCCAGGTAGAAGTCGCCGATGATCTTCAGCGCGTTCTCCACGCGCTCGGTGAACTCGCCCAGGTCCAGGGTGAGCGCCAGCGTGCGACGCCGCAGCCGCGAGTAGCGCGAGGAGAAGATGCTCCACCACGGCCGCTTGGCGAGGTTCACCTCGTCGAAGATGCCGTCCAGGTTCTGGTCGAGCATGGCGTCGTAGTAGCGAAGCTCCAGCAGCTGGGTGTTGGCGATCTCCAGGATGTCCGGGATGTCGGGCGAGCCGGAGGGCTCGTAGACGAAGGCGCTGTTCCAGTCGATCACCGCCAGGTCGCGGTCGGAGTAGGCGTGCCGGTGGCGCATCACGTCGCTGCGCTGCTGCAGGGAGATGCGGGTGGTCTTCTCACCGAGCAAGAGCCGGGCGATGTCGCAGCGCTGCAGCACCTCGGCCGTGGTGGGCGAGCCCTCCAGCGCCTCGATGAAGGCCACCGTGTACGACTCCTCGCCTTCCCAGAGGTGCGGCTGCCGCATCGCCGGGCCCAGCCGGCGCGAGAGCTCGGTGGCCTCTTTGCGACAGAGCGCGTCGAGCGGGGCGTTGTCGTAGAGC belongs to Deltaproteobacteria bacterium and includes:
- a CDS encoding S24/S26 family peptidase, coding for MTSSRQKFREHLGLDDAERTVPTASMWPTIRAGDGIRFRRERRTPRLGEVWVAELGQVHVCHRVIWVSGEHAWLKGDWVLAPDGRVPVKQLFGPLSAVRRGDDWRPTNRRRDRAIGLALSLIGSTWQLTRGVLGRARRLAFAR